The following coding sequences lie in one Lentilactobacillus sp. SPB1-3 genomic window:
- a CDS encoding FAD-dependent oxidoreductase, which yields MKIAVIGCTHAGTFAIKTVLAEHPDAEVTVYEKNDNISFLSCGIALYLGGEVKDPQGLFYSSPEELSKLGATVKMQHSVENVDPDKKELTVKNLEDNTEFTDTYDKLVVTSGSWPVIPPIPGVDNKNVYLCKNYGHAKALFERAKDAKRIIVIGAGYIGAELAEAYSKTDHEVTLLDGADRVMPKYFDSEFTDVIEKDFRDHGVTLGLGEKVQEISGDDVATVKTDKNTYEADLVVLCVGFRPNNDLVKGKLDTTDNGALITNDYMQTSNPDIYAAGDSVAVHYNPTHGLAYIPLATNAVRQGILVGKNIETPTVKYIGTQSSSGLKLYDNIMVSTGLTLDSAKKAGINADRVIVKDNYRPEFMPTTAEVLMSLVYDKDSRKILGGSLMSTYDISQSANTLSVCIQDGDTIDELAMVDMLFQPQFDRPFNYLNILAQAAQTQADK from the coding sequence ATGAAAATCGCTGTAATCGGATGTACTCACGCTGGAACATTCGCAATAAAAACGGTATTGGCAGAGCATCCTGATGCTGAAGTCACAGTTTATGAAAAAAATGATAACATTTCATTTCTTTCATGTGGTATCGCCCTTTATCTCGGGGGAGAGGTTAAGGATCCACAAGGATTGTTCTATTCAAGTCCTGAAGAACTTAGTAAATTAGGTGCAACCGTTAAGATGCAACACTCCGTTGAAAATGTTGATCCTGACAAAAAGGAATTAACTGTTAAAAATCTTGAAGATAACACTGAATTTACTGATACCTACGATAAATTAGTTGTTACCAGCGGTTCATGGCCAGTTATTCCTCCAATTCCTGGAGTAGATAATAAAAATGTTTACCTTTGCAAAAACTACGGTCATGCTAAAGCACTCTTCGAAAGAGCTAAAGATGCTAAAAGAATCATTGTCATCGGTGCTGGTTACATTGGTGCAGAGCTGGCTGAAGCATACAGTAAGACTGACCACGAAGTTACCTTGCTTGATGGTGCCGATCGTGTAATGCCAAAATACTTTGACAGTGAATTCACTGACGTCATTGAAAAAGATTTCAGAGACCACGGAGTAACCTTAGGTCTAGGCGAAAAAGTTCAAGAAATTTCCGGTGATGACGTTGCCACAGTTAAAACTGATAAAAACACTTATGAAGCTGACTTAGTAGTTCTTTGTGTCGGCTTCAGACCAAATAATGATTTAGTGAAAGGCAAATTAGATACCACTGACAATGGCGCATTGATCACTAATGATTACATGCAGACATCAAATCCTGATATTTACGCTGCCGGTGATAGTGTTGCTGTTCATTACAACCCTACTCATGGTTTAGCTTACATTCCACTAGCTACTAATGCGGTTCGTCAAGGTATCCTAGTTGGTAAAAACATTGAAACACCAACAGTTAAATACATTGGTACTCAATCATCATCAGGTTTGAAGCTTTACGATAACATCATGGTTTCAACTGGATTGACACTTGATTCTGCCAAGAAAGCTGGCATCAATGCCGACCGAGTTATCGTTAAAGATAATTATCGTCCAGAATTTATGCCTACAACTGCAGAAGTCTTAATGTCATTAGTTTATGATAAAGACAGTCGTAAAATTCTCGGTGGTTCATTAATGAGTACCTACGATATTTCTCAATCAGCTAACACCTTGTCTGTATGTATCCAAGATGGTGACACCATTGATGAATTAGCCATGGTCGACATGCTCTTCCAGCCACAATTTGACCGACCATTCAACTATCTCAACATCTTGGCACAGGCTGCTCAAACTCAAGCTGACAAATAA
- a CDS encoding RluA family pseudouridine synthase: MKIDFEYNEGPTEPLKKFLNSVGVSHRMYKDLRDGEGSFYLNHQLVTDVRVSEGDVVTVEFPPEQSDPNIAASDGELTIMYEDQNWLLVNKPAGLTVVPGPANRDDTLVNRIKGHWLSNNEENLVPHIITRLDRFTSGVVLIAKHRLANSLANQLMEDNQLFKEYVAVASGTGLADHAEINKPIGKRETGFGQTISPDGKFARTEYWKIQDHESYTTVRVVIHTGRTHQIRVHFASIDHPLLGDELYSGPMDLGIQRQALHAGRLSFDNPFSGEKLAVEADVPADMKQYFD; this comes from the coding sequence ATGAAGATTGATTTTGAATATAATGAAGGACCGACAGAACCATTAAAGAAATTTTTAAACAGCGTCGGAGTCAGTCACAGGATGTATAAAGATCTGCGAGATGGGGAAGGTAGCTTCTACCTTAATCATCAATTGGTTACTGATGTGAGAGTTAGCGAGGGGGATGTTGTTACTGTGGAGTTTCCACCAGAACAAAGTGATCCTAATATTGCAGCCAGTGACGGTGAATTGACGATTATGTATGAAGATCAGAATTGGTTACTGGTTAATAAACCCGCCGGATTAACAGTCGTTCCCGGACCTGCCAATCGAGATGATACTTTAGTTAATAGAATTAAAGGTCACTGGTTGTCTAATAATGAAGAAAATTTAGTTCCCCATATTATTACTAGATTAGATCGATTCACTAGTGGAGTCGTTTTGATTGCTAAACACCGACTAGCTAATAGTCTTGCCAATCAGTTGATGGAGGATAACCAGCTTTTCAAGGAGTATGTCGCTGTTGCTTCCGGTACCGGACTAGCTGATCACGCGGAAATTAATAAGCCAATTGGTAAGCGAGAAACTGGTTTTGGACAAACCATTTCACCTGATGGTAAGTTTGCTCGTACTGAATATTGGAAGATTCAGGATCACGAAAGTTACACGACAGTGAGAGTTGTGATACATACCGGAAGGACGCATCAAATTAGAGTGCATTTTGCATCGATTGATCATCCATTATTAGGCGATGAATTATATTCAGGACCGATGGATCTTGGAATTCAGCGTCAGGCACTGCATGCTGGTAGATTGTCTTTTGACAATCCGTTTTCTGGTGAGAAATTGGCAGTTGAGGCGGACGTTCCAGCTGACATGAAACAATATTTTGATTAG
- a CDS encoding DUF1003 domain-containing protein, with amino-acid sequence MAQEQQVTCIVDHRAHLITDGRLLRELDPAVRNLIKGEYPEAKVTDFICDHHLLKYQLMRVDGLINADVKQTNKINRRLTKAMQSDDYDIIDVNDTLNKSLTVGQRVSDAVARFGGSWGFILIFSLVLIVWMLINGLSLFGVHFDPFPFILLNLALSCIAAIQAPIIMMSQNRAADRDRMNSENDYHVNLKSEHELRILHAKLDNLAQNQIPHTLEIQKLEIEILGQIRNEVDSLQKDKEI; translated from the coding sequence ATGGCACAAGAACAACAAGTTACATGTATCGTTGATCACCGTGCTCATCTAATCACAGATGGGCGATTGCTTAGGGAACTAGACCCAGCTGTTAGAAATTTAATTAAGGGTGAGTATCCTGAAGCAAAGGTTACTGATTTTATTTGTGATCACCATTTGCTTAAGTATCAGTTAATGCGGGTGGATGGATTGATCAATGCAGATGTTAAGCAAACTAATAAAATTAATCGTCGTTTGACAAAGGCGATGCAAAGTGACGACTATGACATCATTGATGTGAATGATACTTTGAATAAAAGTTTGACTGTTGGGCAAAGGGTTTCTGATGCTGTGGCGCGATTCGGTGGTAGCTGGGGATTTATTTTGATATTCTCACTTGTCCTGATTGTCTGGATGCTGATTAATGGCCTAAGTTTATTTGGCGTTCACTTTGATCCGTTTCCTTTTATCTTACTTAATTTGGCACTGAGCTGTATTGCAGCGATTCAAGCTCCTATCATTATGATGAGTCAGAATCGAGCTGCAGATCGTGATCGAATGAATTCAGAAAATGATTATCACGTAAACTTGAAATCAGAGCATGAGCTAAGAATTTTGCACGCTAAGTTAGATAATCTGGCTCAGAACCAAATCCCACATACTTTGGAGATTCAAAAGCTTGAAATTGAGATTCTCGGGCAGATCAGAAACGAAGTAGATAGTTTGCAAAAGGATAAAGAAATATAA
- a CDS encoding GNAT family N-acetyltransferase, translated as MITIREAQQDDAGQIAPLIDIIFDEMELSELEDVPEPGLEKVITGAYQTDEYLGDKATTVVAEADGQVVGVAFGYPSDNEDAVNQVLYDLSKSCAEFDQPLISDSETNSNEWYLDSIAVDPEYQGMGIGSKLLNAVPEMAQNDGESVIGLNVDFENPNAKKLYERKGFKDVGVQMIGDHQYYHMQKPAVVPDLSFA; from the coding sequence TTGATAACCATTAGAGAAGCACAGCAAGATGACGCAGGCCAGATAGCGCCGCTGATAGATATTATTTTTGATGAGATGGAATTAAGCGAACTTGAAGACGTTCCCGAACCTGGATTAGAGAAGGTCATCACGGGGGCTTATCAAACAGATGAATATCTGGGAGATAAAGCAACTACTGTGGTGGCCGAGGCCGATGGTCAAGTTGTGGGAGTGGCATTTGGTTATCCAAGCGATAACGAAGATGCGGTTAATCAAGTTTTGTACGACTTATCTAAAAGCTGTGCTGAATTTGACCAACCATTGATTTCTGACTCAGAAACTAATTCTAATGAATGGTATTTGGATTCGATCGCGGTCGATCCAGAGTATCAAGGAATGGGAATTGGTTCGAAATTATTGAATGCTGTTCCAGAGATGGCACAAAATGATGGTGAATCAGTGATTGGTTTAAATGTTGATTTTGAAAATCCCAATGCAAAGAAATTGTACGAACGAAAAGGATTTAAGGATGTTGGTGTTCAAATGATCGGTGATCATCAATATTATCATATGCAGAAACCTGCTGTGGTACCGGACCTTTCGTTTGCTTAA
- a CDS encoding MerR family transcriptional regulator → MELSISEFAHRYNVELAAVEAYAKNGLIGHLTAETQAVVLDDTDRFWLNTIDSFLETGTSMSELKTVLKRCHP, encoded by the coding sequence ATGGAACTATCAATTAGTGAATTTGCACATCGTTATAATGTTGAACTGGCTGCTGTTGAGGCGTATGCCAAGAATGGTTTGATCGGTCATTTAACAGCTGAAACTCAAGCTGTTGTCCTTGATGATACTGATCGCTTTTGGCTTAATACAATTGATAGCTTTCTAGAGACTGGGACTTCAATGTCTGAATTAAAAACAGTTCTCAAACGTTGTCATCCTTAA
- a CDS encoding cation diffusion facilitator family transporter codes for MNEHSHNHEDMSRSRFFVVTVLNVLITIAEFIGGVFSGSLSLISDAFHNLGDSLSIVISYVASRISLRNQDESNTYGYKRAQIITAFLNSIALVIICVILIVEAVRRFSHPEPIDGPLMLTVAVIGLLANAVSALLLNAGAKHNLNMKATYLHIMSDALSSVAIIVGGILIQIFHWNWVDPLVTILVAGYIAYESWPIIRQTNRILMEGAPKLDYEQIKSDLLEIDGVYNVHHVHAWLIDEHNIVFSAHVNLHDMKISEAEPIYREIEALLHQNYGICHVTIQAEANRGKDEDIIYDQGEDI; via the coding sequence ATGAATGAACATAGTCACAATCACGAAGATATGTCCAGAAGCAGGTTTTTTGTTGTCACAGTTTTAAATGTGTTGATAACGATCGCCGAGTTTATTGGTGGAGTTTTCTCTGGAAGTTTATCGTTGATTTCTGATGCCTTTCATAATTTAGGAGATAGTTTGTCCATTGTCATAAGCTACGTGGCTAGTCGAATTAGTTTGAGAAATCAGGATGAAAGTAATACATATGGTTATAAACGAGCGCAGATCATTACGGCGTTTTTAAACTCGATTGCCTTGGTAATCATCTGTGTTATTTTGATTGTTGAGGCGGTAAGACGTTTTTCACATCCTGAACCAATTGACGGACCATTGATGTTGACCGTTGCCGTTATTGGTTTACTGGCAAACGCTGTGTCAGCTTTATTACTGAACGCTGGAGCTAAGCATAATCTGAACATGAAGGCGACGTATCTACATATCATGAGCGATGCCTTATCGTCAGTTGCCATTATTGTTGGTGGAATTTTGATTCAAATTTTTCATTGGAACTGGGTTGATCCGTTAGTTACGATTTTAGTAGCTGGGTATATTGCATATGAATCCTGGCCAATTATTCGTCAGACCAACCGAATTTTGATGGAAGGGGCGCCAAAACTTGATTACGAACAGATTAAGTCTGATTTGTTAGAAATCGATGGGGTCTACAACGTCCACCATGTTCACGCTTGGTTGATCGATGAGCATAATATAGTTTTCTCGGCCCATGTAAATTTACATGATATGAAGATCAGTGAGGCTGAGCCAATTTATCGAGAAATTGAAGCTTTATTGCACCAGAACTATGGGATTTGCCACGTAACTATACAAGCGGAAGCAAATCGTGGTAAGGATGAAGATATTATTTATGATCAGGGTGAAGATATTTAA
- a CDS encoding threonine/serine exporter family protein, whose protein sequence is MAEFDEFEQRVIDTCVLAGTIMIESGSEMNRVNDTINRIATNAGLPDVAAYVTLTGIIMSGSNGAGAKVGQIEKREFDMEKVAKVNELSRDFAQQKIDIDDFNFQLKHIDEIINRFPIWLQMLGAALISGPLVVVFRNDPQDLITTGVIGMIGWSIYYFLSIYIRIRFLSEFLAAVVIAGTAIMSVKLGLGFHSDDIIIGAMMPLVPGIPITNAVRDALSGNLISGPARGIEALISACALGFGVAIGLHFF, encoded by the coding sequence TTGGCAGAATTTGATGAATTTGAACAACGAGTAATTGATACCTGCGTTCTAGCTGGGACTATCATGATTGAAAGTGGCTCTGAGATGAACCGGGTCAATGACACCATCAATCGTATCGCTACCAATGCTGGTTTACCCGATGTGGCAGCCTACGTAACCCTAACTGGGATTATTATGTCCGGAAGTAATGGTGCAGGGGCTAAGGTTGGTCAAATTGAAAAACGTGAATTTGATATGGAAAAAGTAGCGAAAGTTAATGAGTTATCGCGTGATTTTGCACAGCAAAAAATTGATATCGATGATTTTAATTTCCAATTGAAACATATCGATGAAATAATTAATCGGTTTCCTATCTGGTTGCAAATGCTCGGAGCGGCCTTAATTTCAGGACCATTAGTTGTGGTTTTTAGAAATGATCCCCAGGATCTGATAACCACCGGAGTTATTGGCATGATTGGCTGGTCGATCTATTACTTTTTGAGTATCTATATTCGTATTCGTTTTCTTAGTGAATTTTTAGCGGCTGTTGTCATTGCTGGAACCGCCATTATGTCCGTTAAATTGGGATTGGGATTTCATTCAGATGATATTATCATTGGTGCCATGATGCCATTAGTGCCTGGGATTCCGATTACTAATGCTGTTAGGGATGCGTTGTCTGGTAATTTGATTAGTGGCCCTGCCCGTGGTATTGAAGCGCTGATTAGTGCTTGTGCCTTGGGATTTGGGGTGGCAATTGGCCTACATTTTTTCTGA
- a CDS encoding threonine/serine exporter family protein has product MTYFIIKVICVYLASVGFGIIVNLPHRALNVAGIDGVIGWLIYYMMMQANGGIGSANFLGGLGIGICSIIFARFKKMPAILFDVPGLVPLVPGGQAYNAIKSFATGHYQAAFSYLSEVIWIAGAIALGFIVAELCLKIDNKIRRSIRLKRVSRK; this is encoded by the coding sequence ATGACATATTTTATCATTAAAGTAATATGCGTTTATCTAGCCTCGGTGGGCTTTGGGATTATTGTCAACTTACCTCATCGGGCCCTAAACGTGGCTGGAATCGATGGCGTTATTGGCTGGCTGATCTACTATATGATGATGCAGGCCAATGGTGGTATCGGATCGGCTAATTTTCTCGGTGGATTAGGAATTGGAATTTGTTCCATTATTTTTGCCAGGTTTAAGAAAATGCCAGCGATTTTGTTTGATGTTCCAGGATTAGTACCGTTGGTTCCAGGTGGTCAGGCATATAATGCAATCAAGAGTTTTGCGACTGGCCATTATCAAGCTGCATTTTCATATTTGTCTGAAGTTATTTGGATAGCGGGAGCAATTGCACTAGGGTTCATCGTTGCTGAATTGTGTTTGAAAATTGATAATAAGATTCGAAGAAGCATTCGCTTAAAGCGAGTTAGTCGTAAATAA
- a CDS encoding PadR family transcriptional regulator has translation MAIQITSELLDGSVLALLSKADYYGYSLTQKVQEYLPVSESTMYPVLRRLTKNNFLETYDEPYQGRNRRYYRITDQGRDQFKKIKDEWTTFKTQVDLLIGGND, from the coding sequence ATGGCTATTCAAATAACGTCTGAATTACTGGATGGGAGCGTGCTGGCTTTGCTCAGCAAAGCCGATTATTATGGTTATTCATTGACTCAAAAAGTGCAGGAGTACCTGCCAGTTTCTGAATCGACAATGTATCCGGTGCTCCGAAGATTAACTAAGAACAATTTTTTAGAGACCTATGATGAGCCATATCAAGGAAGAAATCGACGGTATTACAGAATTACTGATCAAGGTAGAGACCAATTTAAAAAAATAAAGGATGAATGGACAACTTTTAAAACCCAAGTTGATCTGTTAATTGGGGGGAATGATTAA
- a CDS encoding DUF1700 domain-containing protein, whose translation MDRYIDELTVYLRDLNDEERQDAVDFYSEYLQDGNLTGYDEAVNELGQPKQLARKILADYSIKENDAVADSKQANKKPKSDAKTIWLITGALLSTPVTIPIAIALVATGIGLLIAVLGIALGLALLLIGLLIAAAASVFAGITLIPTNGWIGMYYLGIGLVIFGIFTIAIPLGKWIVDWIVHLMSKLSKWVYSKVVSKRRA comes from the coding sequence ATGGACAGATATATTGACGAGTTAACAGTATATTTACGTGATTTGAACGATGAAGAACGACAAGACGCCGTTGATTTTTATTCTGAGTATTTACAGGATGGTAATTTGACTGGTTATGATGAAGCGGTTAACGAGTTAGGACAGCCGAAACAACTGGCCAGAAAGATTTTAGCCGATTATTCAATTAAGGAAAACGATGCTGTTGCCGATAGCAAACAGGCGAACAAAAAACCTAAGTCAGATGCAAAAACTATCTGGCTAATTACCGGTGCGCTGCTATCAACGCCAGTTACGATTCCAATCGCCATTGCACTGGTAGCAACCGGAATCGGTCTTTTGATTGCAGTTCTCGGAATTGCACTTGGTTTGGCACTATTATTAATTGGTTTGTTAATCGCTGCTGCTGCATCCGTTTTTGCTGGAATTACTTTGATTCCAACTAACGGATGGATTGGAATGTACTATCTAGGAATCGGATTGGTAATCTTTGGAATCTTTACGATTGCGATTCCATTAGGGAAATGGATCGTTGATTGGATAGTGCACTTAATGTCCAAACTTTCAAAATGGGTGTACAGCAAAGTTGTTTCAAAGCGTCGAGCATAA
- a CDS encoding DUF4097 family beta strand repeat-containing protein codes for MKKTLITGVILLAAGALLFGIGIAKGGNKNVYWKDGGFKIDDGKNVTKNFADVNSIKLRSEDPVIIKRGSVRHVRVNYYTSTQVHKNVAQKTLEINDNDNEKYSTGFEIRPGVDNHKTLVQITVPEKMVLKSVSGVSTDSISLKDLNINRVNIGGDAKITLNKVNVKQKLSFANGSDLNLIRTTAPMLTTNMTYGNIYAENSKFTSKNSSLTSKSGNVDIKQSTFRSLRVSSTDGDITINKVNPGRKISASSNEGDILVVGASPKQINVNAASSTGHLFIFGKQNGHHQSEYAKSSYNLTSDNGDVTVKK; via the coding sequence ATGAAAAAGACACTAATTACTGGGGTGATTCTGTTAGCTGCAGGAGCCTTGTTATTTGGAATTGGAATCGCCAAAGGGGGCAATAAGAATGTCTACTGGAAAGACGGCGGTTTTAAAATTGATGATGGCAAAAATGTGACGAAGAATTTTGCCGATGTTAATTCGATCAAACTTAGATCAGAAGACCCTGTCATTATTAAAAGGGGTTCTGTGAGGCACGTGCGAGTTAATTATTATACAAGCACACAGGTTCATAAAAATGTCGCCCAAAAAACTTTGGAAATTAACGACAACGATAACGAAAAATATTCCACTGGATTTGAAATACGGCCTGGAGTGGATAACCATAAAACTTTGGTCCAAATTACAGTCCCAGAGAAGATGGTCCTAAAATCTGTATCAGGAGTTTCGACTGATTCGATTTCGTTAAAAGATTTAAATATTAACCGAGTTAATATTGGCGGTGACGCTAAAATTACTTTGAATAAGGTGAATGTTAAACAAAAGTTGTCTTTTGCTAACGGCAGTGACTTGAACTTGATTCGGACAACTGCACCGATGCTTACAACGAATATGACGTACGGTAATATTTACGCGGAAAATAGCAAGTTTACTAGCAAAAATAGTTCATTGACCTCTAAGAGCGGGAATGTTGATATCAAACAATCGACATTCAGAAGCCTTCGAGTATCAAGTACCGACGGTGATATCACGATCAATAAGGTTAATCCTGGTAGAAAAATATCTGCTAGTTCTAATGAAGGTGATATTTTAGTTGTCGGCGCAAGCCCTAAACAAATTAATGTTAATGCAGCCAGTTCCACAGGCCATTTGTTTATTTTTGGTAAACAGAATGGCCATCACCAGAGTGAATACGCAAAAAGCTCATACAATTTAACTTCTGATAATGGTGATGTCACAGTTAAAAAATAA
- a CDS encoding phosphatase PAP2 family protein yields MYDEDYMFIEPDHNRWAKLIVSFLLTAFITVSVSMNFDYLQFIDSMITTAIQGKAVSQPLEGFYTLISFIASPKLDIFWILVIAFFLWGFKYKIPALFSIITLLGADVIGFLIKNVVKRDRPPLHMASDDGYSFPSGHVLGAFIVIAIIWIFVVPIIGNATLRIVVRTLLIIGLALVMFSRVYLNAHYPTDTIGAAFVAYTWLQLAEILYAMYAPRLKQINFLSNSII; encoded by the coding sequence ATGTATGACGAAGATTATATGTTTATCGAACCTGATCATAATCGATGGGCTAAGTTAATTGTTAGCTTTTTGTTAACAGCATTTATCACAGTTTCAGTATCAATGAATTTTGATTATCTTCAATTTATTGACTCAATGATCACCACGGCAATTCAAGGCAAAGCAGTTAGTCAACCCTTGGAAGGCTTTTATACACTGATTTCGTTTATTGCCAGTCCGAAGTTGGATATTTTTTGGATTTTAGTAATCGCATTCTTCTTATGGGGCTTCAAATACAAGATTCCAGCACTGTTTTCTATCATCACTCTACTTGGTGCTGATGTAATTGGATTCTTGATCAAGAACGTTGTCAAACGTGATCGACCACCGTTACATATGGCTTCTGATGATGGATACAGTTTCCCAAGTGGGCATGTGCTAGGTGCGTTTATTGTAATTGCGATTATCTGGATTTTCGTGGTGCCAATTATTGGTAATGCGACACTGAGAATCGTAGTGAGAACCTTGTTGATTATTGGATTAGCATTGGTCATGTTTTCACGAGTGTATTTAAATGCCCATTACCCAACAGATACTATTGGAGCTGCTTTTGTGGCATATACTTGGTTACAGTTAGCTGAGATATTGTACGCAATGTATGCTCCTAGACTAAAACAAATTAATTTTCTTTCGAATTCAATTATCTAA
- a CDS encoding GNAT family N-acetyltransferase translates to MVAEFQFNNLLVRPMHDKDQEAVIALRSEKEIMAGLGESSGQYSQAEFLLELANSDEYVITSSAHVIGGVMLNEMAASDGEIDLTGREFSYYLSPLYWGQGIMTNVLKKLIDWILDDGIDHLQAEVFVNNQRSMNLLKRIGFTKDIELFDPISQKNKAIWSFSALNE, encoded by the coding sequence ATGGTTGCTGAATTTCAATTTAATAATCTTTTAGTCAGACCGATGCATGACAAGGATCAAGAGGCAGTGATAGCTTTGCGCAGTGAGAAAGAAATTATGGCAGGATTAGGTGAGTCCAGTGGACAGTACTCCCAAGCAGAATTTTTATTGGAGCTGGCTAATTCAGATGAGTATGTGATCACGTCATCAGCGCATGTGATTGGTGGAGTGATGTTAAATGAAATGGCTGCTAGTGATGGAGAAATTGACTTAACAGGTCGAGAATTCAGTTATTACTTGTCGCCTTTATATTGGGGACAAGGAATTATGACTAACGTCTTGAAGAAATTGATCGATTGGATTTTAGATGATGGGATCGACCATTTACAAGCTGAAGTATTTGTGAATAATCAGCGTTCGATGAACTTATTGAAACGGATTGGATTTACTAAAGATATAGAATTGTTTGATCCGATATCTCAAAAAAATAAGGCCATTTGGTCATTTTCAGCATTAAATGAGTAG
- a CDS encoding amino acid permease produces MSDNANDQVQRGLKSRHVSMIALGGCIGTGLFVASGSAISVAGPGGALVAYGLMGMMVYFLMTSLGEMATNMPISGSFAAYSAKYVDPALGFAMGWNYWFNWAITVAVDVSTVALVMKFWLPNVPSWIWSGVALALIFLINAMSVKTFGETEFWMSLIKVVTIIIFLVIGLLTIFGIMGGHFIGLRNFSIKDAPFVGGIPPIISVFVVAGFSFQGTELVGITAGESQDPSHSVPKAINEVFWRIILFYILAIAVIAAILPYTSHSLLGSSASDIAISPFTLVFQRAGLAAAASVMNAVILTSVISSANSGMYASTRMLYSLSNSGYAPKTLGKTGSNGIPYNALLVTTFVSLLTFVSSIAGPQIYMWLVAASGLTGFIAWFGIAISHYRFRRAFIKQGHDLSELKYHAKWFPFGPVLCLILCLLVIIGQNPQAFANFDWTQILVTYMSVPLVVILYLVYKIKHHTKLIPLDKVDVSPSHEEQNLSELNNEN; encoded by the coding sequence ATGAGTGATAATGCTAATGATCAGGTTCAACGGGGGTTAAAGTCACGACATGTGTCGATGATCGCTCTAGGAGGATGTATTGGAACTGGATTGTTTGTTGCCAGTGGTTCGGCAATTAGTGTTGCGGGGCCTGGAGGCGCATTGGTAGCCTACGGTTTGATGGGGATGATGGTTTATTTCCTAATGACTAGTCTGGGTGAAATGGCCACCAACATGCCGATTTCAGGTTCTTTTGCCGCTTATTCTGCCAAGTATGTTGATCCAGCATTGGGATTTGCCATGGGCTGGAATTATTGGTTTAACTGGGCAATTACTGTTGCAGTCGATGTTAGTACCGTAGCGTTAGTTATGAAGTTTTGGTTGCCAAATGTGCCTTCCTGGATTTGGAGTGGGGTAGCATTAGCGCTGATTTTCTTGATCAACGCAATGTCGGTTAAAACGTTTGGTGAAACTGAATTTTGGATGTCATTGATCAAAGTGGTCACGATTATTATCTTTTTGGTAATTGGATTATTAACTATTTTTGGTATTATGGGTGGCCATTTTATCGGCCTTAGAAACTTTTCAATTAAAGATGCCCCATTTGTTGGCGGAATTCCACCAATCATTTCCGTTTTCGTAGTTGCTGGTTTTTCATTTCAAGGAACTGAATTAGTTGGTATTACTGCTGGTGAATCACAAGATCCGTCACACAGTGTTCCTAAGGCCATCAATGAAGTTTTCTGGAGAATCATTTTGTTCTATATTTTAGCCATTGCTGTGATCGCTGCTATCTTGCCATACACTAGCCACTCACTATTAGGTTCTAGTGCTAGTGATATTGCCATCAGTCCATTTACGTTAGTATTTCAACGGGCTGGTTTAGCAGCAGCGGCCAGTGTCATGAATGCAGTTATCTTAACTTCCGTTATTTCTTCCGCTAATTCCGGAATGTATGCCTCAACTAGAATGCTCTACTCACTTTCAAATAGTGGTTATGCACCAAAAACTCTTGGTAAGACTGGTTCAAATGGTATTCCTTACAACGCTTTGTTGGTGACAACATTCGTTTCACTATTGACATTTGTTTCTAGTATTGCCGGACCACAAATTTACATGTGGTTAGTTGCCGCATCAGGATTAACTGGATTTATTGCTTGGTTTGGAATCGCGATTTCACATTATCGATTTAGACGAGCATTCATCAAGCAAGGACATGATTTATCTGAATTGAAGTATCATGCTAAGTGGTTCCCATTTGGTCCAGTACTATGTTTGATTTTGTGTTTATTAGTTATTATTGGTCAAAATCCACAAGCATTTGCTAACTTTGATTGGACGCAGATTTTGGTCACATATATGAGTGTTCCATTAGTGGTCATTCTATATTTGGTATACAAAATCAAGCATCACACGAAGCTTATTCCACTAGATAAGGTTGATGTTAGTCCATCACATGAAGAACAAAACCTTTCAGAATTAAACAATGAAAATTAA